In the Hyla sarda isolate aHylSar1 chromosome 9, aHylSar1.hap1, whole genome shotgun sequence genome, gattttttttttcagttttatccTACAATGTTTTTCTAGATTTTTTCAgaatattttataaaataaaaaataaaaaaagaagtcattacaaagtacaattagtgccaCAAATTAACAAGCCCTCGTATGGCTATGTAGATTGGAaaataaaagagagaaaaaaaacaaaacataattcTTAAAcattaaaattggtctggtcctgaaGAGTTTAAACATGATGCAGGCATAGTAAAAAATATTTACGGCAAATGTAATAGCACAAAATGAAAAGTGCATAAAAAACGGACATATTTTCTACTTAGACATGGCTTCCCAGCTTTGATTTTTCATTTGAAAGTAGTAAATACAACCTAATAACATTTAACAGGTTGGCGGGAGACATTTTTGCAGGCATTCCtgtctacagtgatccctcaacttacaatggcctaaacatacaattgtcttttctggaccattgtaacttgaaaccagactcaacatacaatgctatggaatctgcgaaacgtgtcaatggctgggagaaccaaccaatcagaatggatatttcatgcactgactggtgtctggtagcgccccctacagtacagggaggtattacatgttctgtactctttacctgtgccagggttagcttcttTTTTGGGCAtccggtgagggcggctccattttcctttttttaggacattgagtgttctgtacaggaccctgaagaagcttctgtcctctacataaaccagtgtttcccaaagaggttgcctccagctgttgcaaaactacaactcccagcatgcccggacagccattggctgtccgggcatgctgggagttgtagttttgcaacatctggaggcaccttggtagggaaacactgaaatagacagtgattacagctcccagcagatctttcttacttttaaatgtaaggatttgctttatctatattagttatctacttatttatctttaatagtgttgctcgcgaatattcgcaatgcgaattttattcgcgaatatagcactatatatttgcaatgacgaatattcgtgttttttttttttattaattttttttcttcacagtacacatcacagtgatcacccctctctgcttccagcttgtgtggtataaagaaggctccaatactgtgttagactggtgtgcgaattttcgcatatgcgaaaagtagcatatgcaaattttcgcacatttgaattttcgcatatgctaatttttatataagcaaattttcccatatgcgaattaTTTTGtgaattgtcgcatatgcgaaaaatatgctgcgcatattatgaatatgcaaatttagcgaatatatgacgaatattcgtccatatattcgcgaaatatcgcgaattcgaatatggcctatgccgctcaacactaatctttaatcctcactttttcctatttttggattacattttggtggattcagaaccaattaccaggtttccatagagttctggtctcaacatacaatggtttcaacatacaatggtcgtcctggaaccgattaatattgtaacttgagggacccctgtacTTAGGACATTGTCCTAGAAGAAGCTGCAGTAAAAGTCAGGGTCAGGCTATGAGCAGAAGGGACTGGGCACCATTGAAATGGCAATGGCAGTGGCCATGGCTGGTAAGTATGACGTATTTTTTAGCCCTGGCCACTTTCTAGGCAAACATGACTTTTTCATGCGTTACTGGAGTTGCCTCTAAACAATTGCACCGGAGCTAAAGCCAagtatattttatataaattcaACAATTTAATGGTTTTGTGTTATTTGatctttttaatagaaaaaatgttAACTATTTTGTGTAAAATATGGTTTAATATGTGGACACGAACGCTAACAAATGAGACGGCTGTAACTGAATTTCTGCTTTTGGGATTTTCGCTATTAAAAAACACCAGATTCtgcctttttattattatatcctttatttattttgtcaCCGTTATGGCCAATGTATTTATTGTTATCATTGTAAAAACCGAGAGAAGTCTTCATAAGCCCATGTACTTTCTTATTGGTGGACTCTCCTTTATAGAGATCTGGTATCCTTCGGTAACTGTTCCTAGACTCATTTGGTCTCTTAAAACAAGAGAACAATCCATTTCTTGGCTCGGCTGTATGAtgcagttttactttcacttttctcTTGGTGCCACAGAAATGTTTCTGCTGACCGCCATGGCCTATGACCGATATGTGGCCATCTGTAATCCACTACACTATTGGAGCATCATGAGTACCAGGGTTTGCTTTATACTTATAACCGGATCCTGGGTTAGCGGCTTTACGTCTATTCTTGGCCCATGTCTACAGATCTCAAGCCTTACGTATTGTGGCGCAAACCAACTTGACCATTACTATTGTGACCTTGGCCCATTACTCAAGGTCTCTTGCTCTGACACATCAAGCGTTGAAAAGCTGTTTTTCTGCCTGACCTTGTTTATAATTGTAGGTTGTTTTCTATTAATTATTTTGTCTTATATATGTATCATCCGGACAACCATGATGTTACCAACAGCACAAGGGCGGAGGAAGGCATTCTCAACCTTTGCCTCGCACTTAATGGTTGTATTACTATTTTATGGCCCCATTATATTCATGTTCGTCCGACCCAGTACTGGTGGTCACTTACACCTGAATAAAATGGTTTCTGTTGTCCCATCCAtagtgactcctcttctgaatcCCACCATTTATACCCTACGGAATCAGGAAGTCATAAATGCCATGAAGAAAACCGCTATAAAAATTAACGTTTTCCATGGATTGTGTTTATAATATATTAGTTATATACTTGGACTATATTTACAAATGCATATATTAAACATGTACACAGGGTTGGAGATAAATAAAGACAGTCATTCTTTACTtaaattaagggggtactccactggaaaacatttactccaaattaattattattcttattttattaaaatgcagAAGccaatatagttaaaggggtactctggtggaaaacaaatgttttaaaatcaaatggtgccagaaagttatacagatttataaattacttctattagaaaatctaaatccttccagtacttatcagctgctgtatgatccacaggaatctctcttcattttgaattttctttctgtttaccacagtgctctctgctgacacctctgtccatgtcaggaactgcccagagcaggaacaaatctccatagcaaacctctactgctctggacagatcctgacacagacagaggtgtcagcagagagcacttcctgtagtccTGAGCAGTTTGGTGTGCAGCTCATTTgggtgtgtctctttgtgtgtgctccagagacttccagcagaccagagcaggtgtttcatcagcctccccaggagtgtggcagcctcctcgggagagcctccctgcatggcatccctggcctccacctcccgttcttcaaggctggcggggggtggagagcaaatagcaacagccattccggccggggggagaagatctggcagagtctgcagcaatgcaggctctgcaccCCCGGCAACGGTTGCCAGCCAGAGGACTGGTGAGAGAAAAGCAAGAAGgagaagtgtggagttgtgggcagagagagggcccaaggagtccagcGCCACCTACTGTTCCTGCATGGCCGCGCGGTTTGCTGAATATGATCGCTGTGGCAAGGAGCTGAAGTTGGCCAGACAAGATCTGCAAggggctcagaatctggtgaacacTGCGCCCAAAAAGAGCAGACCAGAGCTAAGAAGAAAGATCTCAGCACTGAAGgctgagattgtgcagctggaggagaggagagcagagatcttggaggggagcggtctcttcaaggagaagcttcagaacaacaaccggtttgccgccatgaaatccccaggtaaggtggaggtggatgatggggagagtagtggcggtgaagaaagtgtggATGGTGAAGGCataaagaagaaggaggaggagaatgtgGGAGAAAGAGCACAAGTGGTGGAAATGGATGTCTTGCCTGTAGCTACTCCCTataacacccaggacagctacatagagccagcccaggtggcgcttccattaagtgagagcgaggaggatgaactggagagtgaggctgggggattactgagggcgattgttatgcaggagtccccagcccacctccagaactttACCTTTTGAGATTACCAGTTCGATGATGTGGCAGTAAAGCGTAAGAAGCAGAATACTCAGGAGACAGTAAAGTACAtgtttgtccctttccagcagtcagggccagctgcaaagctggttcaggctgctgggccccccagactgccagactccgtttctgtagtggaacggagccagcatggggggtacagcatggcgtcagaaaaggctgcGGACGCAATAGCTGTAAAgcacacccatcctgccggtagggaggggaaggatgggctcatggtgggcagctctggcactgcagggccgccccagggtggtggggggcgtgtcccagtgccagaggcgagtTTTGCTGCTGTGTGctcgggggcggttccccgagaacTGTGGGCATTactggcgctgcggggcactcccctgtgaggggggggaagtGTCCGGGCACCGGTGGCGGAGAGCGgagtgtctgtgtgctcggggggcggtcccctgagtactgtgtgttctgtgggtgctgcggggcactcctctgttaggggggggagtgtccgggcaccgatatcccctgcagagcctgtgtggttAGGCAAACCaagcgctgtgggaggagctggggtgcgctttgaggggcagccccagactcaggaggtgtCATCGCATATGAAGGAGGAGTCATCAGTGTCGAccccggcagcagcagcatcgacCCCAGCACAGAAAACCATAATAAAACCAgcagtactacaggtcccagccagcccagaatccattaggcaggaaaagagtggaggatgtgggaatgctgagtgtagtagagctgtggatgtgaggagtgtaagtggagtgaatgatggtgggagtagtagaggtaagaatgggaagtctggtatggatgggaataaagatgggagtagtggtgtgagtggctgtactgatgggtctgggtctggtccggctgcccccccctgtagtgactgctcctagaagttatgc is a window encoding:
- the LOC130291941 gene encoding olfactory receptor 6B1-like, with product MWTRTLTNETAVTEFLLLGFSLLKNTRFCLFIIISFIYFVTVMANVFIVIIVKTERSLHKPMYFLIGGLSFIEIWYPSVTVPRLIWSLKTREQSISWLGCMMQFYFHFSLGATEMFLLTAMAYDRYVAICNPLHYWSIMSTRVCFILITGSWVSGFTSILGPCLQISSLTYCGANQLDHYYCDLGPLLKVSCSDTSSVEKLFFCLTLFIIVGCFLLIILSYICIIRTTMMLPTAQGRRKAFSTFASHLMVVLLFYGPIIFMFVRPSTGGHLHLNKMVSVVPSIVTPLLNPTIYTLRNQEVINAMKKTAIKINVFHGLCL